DNA sequence from the Parafrankia irregularis genome:
CGGCCGCCCGCAGGTAGATGACCTCGTCCTTGACGTCCTGCCGGCCCAACGCCGCCCCCTTCGACCCGATGACCATCGGTGGACATCGGGTCGCCTGGAGAGACCAGGGAACGGGCGAATCTGACACACGTGCTCCCGGCAGCCGCCAGGGGCGGCTGCCATGGCACAAACCGTAGTCCCGGAACCGGCCTCCATCGCCAGCCTTGCTTCACGAGCTCACCGGCATCACAGAATCACCGGCTTACCAGGCGACCCGGCCCTATTTTTCCCTGCATCCGTGGAGGCCAGCGCAGCGGCCTGGCGACCCTTGCTCAGCAGCAGCGACGGGCGGCGTGCGGCGAGCTGGTCCGACGCGCCCGCCGATGATCCTTCCCCAGCCGGCTACGACCGGCCTGGGCTCAGGCCCGGCCGGCGGGGCTGATGCCCAGCGAACGGCCGGACAGGCCGCGGGAGCGGAAGGTGAGCCGCTCGGCGACGGCGCGCAGCGCCTTGCCGGCCTCGGAGTCGGGCTCGGAGAGGACCAGCGGCTTGCCATCGTCGCCGCCCTGGCGCAGCCGGACGTCCACCGGGATCTGGGCGAGCAACGGCACGTCGTGGCCGAGCACCCGGGTCAGGCGCTCCGCGACGGCCGCGCCACCGCCCTCGCCGAAGACGTCCACCCGCTCGCCGCAGTGCGGGCAGGGCATGTAGGCCATGTTCTCGACCACACCGATCACGTTCTGGTGGGTCTGAACGGCGATCGTGCCGGCACGCTCGGCGACCTCGGTGGCCGCGAGCTGCGGCGTGGTGACGAGCAGCAGTTCGGACGTCGGAACCAGCTGGGCCAGCGAGATCGCGATGTCACCGGTGCCGGGCGGCAGGTCGAGGAGCAGGACGTCGAGGTCGCCCCAGAAGACGTCCGACAGGAACTGCTCGAGGGCACGGTGCAGCATGGGGCCACGCCAGGTGACCGGCTCGTTCCCACGGGTGAACATGCCGGTGGAGATGACCCGCACCCCGTGCGCCTGCGGGGGCATAATCATCTTCTCGACCTGCGTCGGCGGGCGATCGATGCCGAGCATCCGCGGGACGGAGTGGCCGTAGATGTCGGCGTCGAGGACACCGACGGACAGTCCCGAGCGGGCCATCGCCGCGGCCAGGTTCACGGTGACCGACGACTTGCCGACCCCGCCCTTGCCGCTGGCGATGCCGTACACGCGGGTCATGGAACCGGGCTGGGCGAACGGGATGACCCGCTGCGCCGCGCCGCCGCGCACCTTCTCGTGCAGGGCCGTGCGCTGCTCGGGGGTCATGACTCCGAGCGCCACCCGGACGTCCCGGACGCCGTCGACACCGCTGACGGCGCGACTGACGCGGGAGGTGATCTCATCACGCATCGGGCAGCCGGAGACGGTCAGCAGCACGTTCACGTCGACGGAACCGTCGTCGCGGACGTGGACCGATTCCACCATGTCCAGATCGGTGATCGGCTTCCCGATCTCCGGGTCCAGCACTGTCGCCAGGGCGGACTGGATGGCGTCGGACGAAGGCAGGGCTGGTGACAAGGGAAACCTCAGTCGCGGGTCGACATCCTCGGCCGTGTGGGACCGCGGATGTGCTGCAAAGCGGGGGCTGGGGGCGCCGGTGGCACGCAGCCGGATCCGGCGCTGTCGGGTGGTTCTCGTATGCCAGTGATCGTGCATCAGTGATCGCACAGCCGTTGGGACTTCACGGCCGTGGGCCGCGGGTCGGTTACTCACCTGGCGCGACCTCGTTCCACGATAGCCGCCCATCGGCCCCTCGGGCCGGCTCGGCGGTGGGGGGCATAGCACGCCGGGCTTCGACGCGGACCCAGCGGGTCACCGCGTCGTACTCTGATCGGCGTGGGGCGGATCGACGTGGTGCGGGACAACTCGACCGTGGCCGGAGCCGGAGATGTGGCCAGAGCCGGAGATGTGGGCAGAGCCGGCGAGGTCGTGGATGCCCGCGGCATGCGGGCCTGGCGGCAGCTGCTGAGGGCACACGCCCACGTGACCCGCCTGTTGGAGGCCGAGCTCGACGCCGCGCACCAACTGCCGCTCGCCTTCTACGACGTGCTCGTGCAGCTCTCCGAAGCCCCCGACCACCAGCTCCGGATGAGCGAGCTGGCCCACAAGGTGCTGCTCTCCCGCAGCGGGCTGACCCGGCTGGTCGACCGCATGGAACGGGAGGGGCTGGTGGAGCGGCGGTCCTGCCCGTCGGACGCGCGCGGAACGCTGGCCGTCCTCACCGACGCGGGGTTCAGCCGGCTGCGCGACGCGTCCGGCACCCATCTGCGGGGGGTCGCACGCCACGTCCTGAACCACTTCACACCCGAGGAACAGGACGTCATCGCCGAGCTTCTGGGGCGGCTGGGGACGTCGGACATCCCGCCCGCCACGCACTGAGGCACTGAGGCACTGAGGCACTGAGGCGGCTGAGACGCTGGGCACTGAGACCGAGGTGCCGGAACAGCGGCCACCGGGGTGATCGGTTCACCCGGTGATCGGAGCTGCCCCGCTCGCCCTGGCGACCAGCGCCTCGTACGACTCCCGCGACGTGCTCTCCGACCCGAGAACCCTGCGGTCGCCCGTACCACCGTGGAAGTCACTCGACCCGGTGACCACCAGATCGAGCTCAGCGGCCAGCGCCCGCAACCGCTCCCGGTCCGGCGGGGTGTGGTCGGGATGGTCCACCTCGACACCGGTCAGCCCGGCGCGCGCCATGCCCACGATCACCTCGGGCCCCACGGTGTCGCCACGGGCGCTGGCGAACGGGTGGGCGAACACGCTGACGCCCCCCGCCGCCCGGATCATCCGCAGCGTCTCCCAGACGTCGGGCGGCTGTTTCGGGAGCCAGAACCGCCCCCCGGAGCCGATCCACTCCCGGGTGAACGCGGCCTCCACGGTGGGCACGACGCCCGCGTCGACGAGCGCCGCGGCCACGTGCGGGCGGCCGACCGTGCCGCGGGCCAGTTCCTGGACCCGCTCCCAGCGCACCGGATGACCCGCGGCGGCAATCCGCTCCACCATCCGGCGGGCGTGGTTCGCCCGTTCGTCACGCAGCCGGGCGCGCGCGGCGGCGAACCGCGGCTCGGCCCGGTCGAACAGGTAGGCGAGAACATGCAGTGCGATCCGCCGCCCACTGACCTGCACCGAACAGGAGATCTCGGCACCAGGCAGCAACGTCATCCCGGCGGGCAGCGCGGCGGCGGCCCGGTCGAGCCCGCCGGTGGTGTCGTGATCGGTGAGGGCGAGGACGTCCACGCCGGCCGCCGCGGCGGACCGGACCAGCTCATCAGGTGTGAGCACGCCATCCGATGCGGTGGAATGGGCGTGCAGGTCGATTCGCGGCGGACGAATCGCTCCCGGAGTGGGCTCCGGCGCGGAGACCGAAGCTTCCGACGTTGCGAGGTCCCGCTGGTCGCTCAGGTGGCGTCCGAATCGAACGGCGCCGAGTCGGCGGGAGGCTCGGAGCGCACGGCGGGAGTGGTGCCGGTGGCGACCGGACGCCCCGCGGCCGGGCTCGACTTGGTCAGCGACGGGCGCGGAGCCGGCTTCGTCAGGGACGTCTCGGAGCCGGCCTGCGGCAGACGATCCTTCGTCAGCGAGGGTGCGGCGGGCGCATCGTCCTCGCCGAGCAGCGAATCGATGGTCCGCTTGCCGGCCGGGTAGCCGAACGGATCATCTTCGCCCTCGAACAGATGCTTACGCACGAAGGTCTTGGGGTGCAGATCCCGGATATCCAGATCAGCGAGCTCGGGGCCCAGCTCCGACCGCAGGTCGTTGCGCATCCCGTTCGCCATCTGGCGGAACTGACGCAGCATCCGGCCAGCGTCACGGGCAGCCTTCGGCAACCGGTCGGGCCCGAAGACGAAAAGCCCGATCAGGAGCAGAACAGCTACCTCGCCCCATCCGACGCCATTGAACACTCGGCCAGAGTACCTCCCCTGCCGTTGCCGGCGAAGGGTTCCGACATGACGAACAGATGTCCTGTTACCTCTCGCAGGCCCACGACCTGCTCTGTTCTCACCCCCACCTTTGTGGTGGTCAGCCCGGCTGTTCCTGAAGTACCACCCGCG
Encoded proteins:
- a CDS encoding Mrp/NBP35 family ATP-binding protein is translated as MSPALPSSDAIQSALATVLDPEIGKPITDLDMVESVHVRDDGSVDVNVLLTVSGCPMRDEITSRVSRAVSGVDGVRDVRVALGVMTPEQRTALHEKVRGGAAQRVIPFAQPGSMTRVYGIASGKGGVGKSSVTVNLAAAMARSGLSVGVLDADIYGHSVPRMLGIDRPPTQVEKMIMPPQAHGVRVISTGMFTRGNEPVTWRGPMLHRALEQFLSDVFWGDLDVLLLDLPPGTGDIAISLAQLVPTSELLLVTTPQLAATEVAERAGTIAVQTHQNVIGVVENMAYMPCPHCGERVDVFGEGGGAAVAERLTRVLGHDVPLLAQIPVDVRLRQGGDDGKPLVLSEPDSEAGKALRAVAERLTFRSRGLSGRSLGISPAGRA
- a CDS encoding MarR family winged helix-turn-helix transcriptional regulator is translated as MRAWRQLLRAHAHVTRLLEAELDAAHQLPLAFYDVLVQLSEAPDHQLRMSELAHKVLLSRSGLTRLVDRMEREGLVERRSCPSDARGTLAVLTDAGFSRLRDASGTHLRGVARHVLNHFTPEEQDVIAELLGRLGTSDIPPATH
- the tatB gene encoding Sec-independent protein translocase protein TatB: MFNGVGWGEVAVLLLIGLFVFGPDRLPKAARDAGRMLRQFRQMANGMRNDLRSELGPELADLDIRDLHPKTFVRKHLFEGEDDPFGYPAGKRTIDSLLGEDDAPAAPSLTKDRLPQAGSETSLTKPAPRPSLTKSSPAAGRPVATGTTPAVRSEPPADSAPFDSDAT
- a CDS encoding PHP domain-containing protein, producing MRPPRIDLHAHSTASDGVLTPDELVRSAAAAGVDVLALTDHDTTGGLDRAAAALPAGMTLLPGAEISCSVQVSGRRIALHVLAYLFDRAEPRFAAARARLRDERANHARRMVERIAAAGHPVRWERVQELARGTVGRPHVAAALVDAGVVPTVEAAFTREWIGSGGRFWLPKQPPDVWETLRMIRAAGGVSVFAHPFASARGDTVGPEVIVGMARAGLTGVEVDHPDHTPPDRERLRALAAELDLVVTGSSDFHGGTGDRRVLGSESTSRESYEALVARASGAAPITG